Proteins encoded by one window of Cyanobium sp. NS01:
- the rodA gene encoding rod shape-determining protein RodA gives MLSLNRRSRGLFSGGDSARRRPLADLDWLLWGIPMAMVLLAGVLIASTQRQANYADWYQHWVTGVVGLGVALLLARIPVERLVALKWPIYGAMVASLVAVRLVGVSALGAQSWINIGGFYVQPSEFAKLGAILLLAEVLARHPVERPVDLLRPVGLIGLPWLLVFVQPDLGTSLVFGAVLLVMLFWAGMPAAWLVLLLSPLVSAIAAGTLPWLLLGWIPLMGWLAWTSLPWKRVMLTVAVAVQSAFAVLTPWLWAHGLRPHQRDRLTLFLDPGQDPLGGGYHLLQSTVGIGSGQLWGTGLMQGALTKLRFIPEQHTDFIFSALGEETGFLGSVLVVLGFVLLMWRLLQIAGRARSDVESLVVVGIGAMLMFQVVVNINMTIGLGPITGIPLPFLSYGRSAMLMNFMALGLCASVARRGRSSPSRR, from the coding sequence ATGCTCAGCCTCAACCGCCGCAGTCGCGGCCTGTTTTCAGGAGGCGATTCAGCCAGAAGGCGGCCCCTGGCCGATCTGGACTGGCTGCTCTGGGGCATTCCGATGGCGATGGTGCTGCTGGCCGGCGTGCTGATCGCCAGCACCCAGCGCCAGGCGAACTACGCCGACTGGTATCAGCACTGGGTCACCGGCGTGGTGGGGCTGGGGGTGGCGCTGCTGCTGGCTCGCATTCCCGTGGAGCGGCTGGTGGCGTTGAAGTGGCCGATCTACGGGGCGATGGTGGCCAGCCTGGTGGCCGTGCGGCTGGTGGGAGTGAGCGCCCTGGGAGCCCAGAGCTGGATCAACATCGGCGGCTTTTACGTGCAGCCCTCAGAGTTCGCCAAGCTCGGGGCGATCCTGCTGCTGGCCGAGGTGCTGGCCCGCCACCCGGTGGAGCGGCCCGTGGACCTGCTGCGCCCGGTGGGCCTGATCGGGCTGCCCTGGCTGCTGGTGTTCGTGCAGCCCGACCTGGGCACCTCCCTGGTGTTCGGCGCCGTGCTGCTGGTGATGCTGTTCTGGGCCGGCATGCCCGCCGCCTGGCTGGTGCTGCTGCTCTCGCCCCTGGTGAGCGCGATTGCCGCCGGCACCCTGCCCTGGCTGTTGCTGGGCTGGATTCCGCTGATGGGCTGGCTCGCCTGGACCAGCCTGCCCTGGAAGCGGGTGATGCTGACCGTGGCCGTGGCGGTGCAGAGCGCTTTCGCCGTGCTCACCCCCTGGCTGTGGGCCCACGGGCTGCGGCCGCACCAGCGGGATCGCCTCACCCTCTTCCTCGACCCCGGCCAGGATCCCCTCGGCGGCGGCTACCACCTGCTGCAGAGCACGGTGGGCATCGGCAGCGGCCAGCTCTGGGGCACCGGTCTGATGCAGGGGGCCCTCACCAAGCTGCGCTTCATCCCCGAGCAGCACACCGATTTCATCTTCAGCGCCCTGGGCGAGGAAACCGGTTTCCTGGGGTCGGTGCTGGTGGTGCTCGGCTTTGTGCTGCTGATGTGGCGCCTGCTGCAGATCGCCGGCCGGGCCCGCAGCGATGTCGAATCGCTGGTGGTGGTGGGCATTGGCGCCATGCTGATGTTCCAGGTGGTGGTGAACATCAACATGACGATCGGCCTCGGGCCCATCACGGGCATTCCCCTGCCCTTCCTCAGCTATGGCCGTTCGGCCATGCTGATGAACTTCATGGCCCTCGGGCTGTGCGCGTCGGTGGCGCGGCGGGGCCGAAGCTCGCCGAGCCGCCGCTAA
- a CDS encoding septal ring lytic transglycosylase RlpA family protein — MRRTLSFGALALTLAAGAVAPALAVDPSSLNAAEPAQGLAIFDSEYSPAPFEGLNEIAPSVRIATSNPGVVKVIRGQASWYGPGFFGNRTANGERFRPGTLTAAHRTLPFGTKVRVTNLRNGRTTVVRINDRGPFVGNRVIDLAHGAAHEVGLVSSGLAPVKLEVLR; from the coding sequence ATGCGTCGCACTCTTTCCTTCGGGGCCCTGGCCCTCACCCTGGCTGCAGGCGCTGTTGCTCCCGCCCTGGCGGTCGATCCCAGCAGCCTCAACGCTGCCGAGCCGGCCCAGGGTCTGGCCATCTTTGACAGCGAGTACTCCCCGGCTCCCTTCGAGGGGCTCAACGAGATTGCCCCGTCCGTTCGGATCGCCACCAGCAACCCCGGTGTGGTCAAGGTGATCCGGGGCCAGGCCAGCTGGTATGGCCCTGGCTTCTTTGGCAACCGCACCGCCAATGGTGAGCGCTTCCGCCCCGGCACCCTCACGGCCGCCCACCGCACCCTGCCCTTCGGCACCAAGGTGCGCGTCACGAACCTGCGCAACGGCCGCACCACGGTGGTGCGCATCAACGACCGCGGCCCCTTCGTCGGCAACCGGGTGATCGACCTCGCCCACGGCGCCGCCCATGAGGTGGGCCTGGTGTCCTCCGGCCTGGCTCCGGTGAAGCTCGAAGTGCTGCGCTGA
- a CDS encoding lipid-A-disaccharide synthase-related protein, with the protein MPLPLLVLSNGHGEDLIALRVVQALRQRRPERAVLVLPLVGEGRAFAAAAAAGQLQLVGPRSPLPSGGFSNQSLGGLGQDLLAGLAQLSWHQWRWVRAWGRSGAPLLAVGDLLPLLLAWASGAAYGFIGTPKSDFTWASAPPTGWGASPLADRYHACKGSEWDPWEWALMGHRRCRIVAVRDRFTARGLRRHGIAALAPGNPMLDGLEPQPSPPAWLSRRQRLLLLPGSREPESRRNAARLLGVLEAWEPACPTTLLLASAARPDPHEWDQLLRRHGLQEGVLTPELEACGAIATWHRGELQVLLGPERFQQWAGWAEVGLATAGTATEQLAGLGVPVLSLPGPGPQFKAGFARRQSRLLGGAVQPCHTPRELAERLRTLLASPALRQTLGRIGRRRMGTAGGSQRLAVLLEQRLLA; encoded by the coding sequence ATGCCCCTCCCGCTGCTGGTTCTGAGCAACGGCCACGGAGAGGATCTGATCGCCCTGCGGGTGGTGCAGGCCCTGCGGCAGCGTCGGCCCGAGCGTGCCGTGCTGGTGCTGCCCCTGGTGGGCGAGGGGCGGGCCTTCGCCGCGGCGGCCGCAGCGGGCCAGCTGCAGCTGGTGGGGCCCCGCAGCCCCCTGCCCAGCGGCGGCTTCTCCAACCAGAGCCTGGGGGGCCTGGGCCAGGACCTGCTCGCCGGGCTGGCCCAGCTCAGCTGGCACCAGTGGCGCTGGGTGCGGGCCTGGGGCCGCAGCGGTGCGCCGCTGCTGGCGGTGGGGGATCTGCTGCCCCTGCTGCTGGCCTGGGCCAGTGGCGCTGCCTACGGCTTCATCGGCACCCCGAAGAGTGATTTCACCTGGGCCTCGGCGCCCCCCACCGGCTGGGGCGCCAGCCCCCTGGCCGACCGCTACCACGCCTGCAAGGGAAGCGAATGGGATCCCTGGGAATGGGCCCTGATGGGCCATCGGCGCTGCCGGATCGTGGCCGTGCGCGACCGCTTCACGGCCCGGGGCCTGCGGCGGCATGGGATTGCCGCCCTGGCACCGGGCAACCCGATGCTGGATGGACTGGAGCCGCAGCCATCGCCGCCGGCCTGGTTGAGCCGGCGCCAGCGTCTGCTGCTGCTGCCGGGCAGCCGGGAGCCGGAATCACGGCGCAATGCCGCCAGGCTGCTGGGGGTGCTGGAGGCCTGGGAGCCCGCCTGCCCCACGACGCTGCTGCTGGCGAGTGCGGCCAGGCCCGATCCGCATGAATGGGATCAGCTGCTGCGCCGTCATGGCCTGCAGGAGGGCGTGCTGACACCGGAGCTGGAGGCCTGTGGCGCCATTGCCACCTGGCACAGGGGTGAGCTGCAGGTGCTGCTGGGTCCAGAGCGCTTTCAGCAGTGGGCCGGCTGGGCCGAGGTGGGCCTGGCCACGGCCGGCACCGCCACCGAGCAGCTCGCCGGGCTTGGGGTGCCGGTGTTGTCCCTGCCGGGCCCGGGTCCCCAGTTCAAGGCGGGCTTCGCACGGCGCCAGAGCCGGCTGCTGGGTGGCGCCGTTCAGCCTTGCCACACCCCCCGGGAGCTGGCGGAGCGGCTCAGAACGCTCCTGGCCAGCCCGGCCCTGCGGCAGACCCTGGGCCGGATCGGGCGACGGCGCATGGGAACGGCCGGGGGGAGCCAGCGGCTGGCCGTGCTGCTGGAGCAGCGACTCCTGGCCTGA
- a CDS encoding Mrp/NBP35 family ATP-binding protein — protein MATVEQARAALSRLTDAGSGRPMLELGWVQDPRLQGERAVIRLALPSFAQSQRDRIASEAREALLNLEGVRDVQIELAQPEAAGAAAAPSGAPIGAAGHGPSSAPGQPPQRQEIPGVGQVIAVSSGKGGVGKSTVAVNLACALAQQGLRVGLLDADIYGPNAPTMLGVAGRTPEVSGEGAAQVLRPMQSCGIAMVSMGLLIDANQPVIWRGPMLNGIIRQFLYQVDWGERDVVVVDLPPGTGDAQLTLAQAVPMAGVIVVTTPQEVSLADARRGLAMFQQMGIPVLGVVENMSGFIPPDAPEKLYPIFGSGGGARLAKETGVPLLAELPLEMPVREAGDGGRPVVLTAPHSATARGFTALAERVTALAAVPL, from the coding sequence ATGGCCACTGTCGAGCAGGCTCGTGCCGCCCTCAGCCGCCTCACCGATGCCGGCAGTGGCCGGCCCATGCTTGAGCTGGGCTGGGTTCAGGACCCACGCCTGCAGGGTGAACGGGCGGTGATCCGTCTGGCGTTGCCCAGCTTTGCCCAGAGCCAGCGCGACCGCATTGCCAGCGAGGCCCGCGAGGCCCTGCTCAACCTCGAGGGCGTGCGCGACGTTCAGATCGAACTCGCCCAGCCCGAGGCGGCAGGCGCTGCCGCGGCCCCCTCCGGTGCACCGATCGGCGCCGCTGGCCACGGCCCCAGCAGCGCCCCCGGCCAGCCTCCCCAGCGCCAGGAGATCCCGGGGGTCGGACAGGTGATCGCCGTGAGCAGCGGCAAGGGCGGCGTGGGCAAGAGCACCGTGGCGGTGAACCTCGCCTGCGCCCTGGCCCAGCAGGGCCTGCGGGTGGGCTTGCTCGATGCCGACATCTACGGCCCCAACGCGCCCACCATGCTGGGAGTGGCCGGCCGCACCCCGGAAGTGAGTGGTGAGGGGGCGGCTCAGGTGCTGCGGCCGATGCAGAGCTGTGGCATCGCCATGGTGTCGATGGGTCTGCTGATCGATGCCAACCAGCCGGTGATCTGGCGGGGTCCGATGCTCAACGGCATCATCCGCCAGTTCCTCTATCAAGTGGATTGGGGTGAACGGGATGTGGTGGTGGTGGATCTGCCGCCAGGCACCGGCGACGCCCAGCTCACCCTCGCCCAGGCGGTGCCGATGGCCGGTGTGATCGTGGTCACCACGCCCCAGGAGGTGTCGCTGGCCGATGCCCGCCGCGGCCTGGCGATGTTCCAGCAGATGGGCATTCCCGTGCTGGGCGTGGTGGAGAACATGAGTGGCTTCATCCCCCCCGATGCACCCGAGAAGCTTTATCCGATCTTCGGCAGTGGTGGCGGCGCCAGGCTGGCCAAGGAAACCGGAGTTCCCCTGCTGGCAGAACTGCCGCTGGAGATGCCGGTACGGGAAGCGGGCGATGGCGGTCGTCCCGTGGTGCTCACGGCACCCCACTCCGCCACGGCTCGCGGCTTCACAGCCCTGGCCGAGCGGGTGACGGCCCTGGCGGCCGTTCCCCTCTGA
- a CDS encoding sensor histidine kinase KdpD: MVSLLKLRHCLTAGVPPGTSTDDAARRQWWAALATLQEDFLLPLGEVSGLWLAAPLPALYEPALLQRLQGWVWSPAAIGTLLPPAPPRLLQSATGQSRGAVPGSGYHRLLLEEGDGDDPLLVIVTPQLQVALCLDGPAEGRRLVVRFDPEVLSEALSLMHQRLELSDPAAALELRTAVQQLGPLHSEPSLGLRFWPLLANRLARIAPSLTLQPLAAAAGGKPSQAEATASSAAQISELALLEALTHEVRTPLATIRTLIRSLLRRSDLPAVVRQRLEHIDGECSEQIDRFGLIFLAAELQRPLGQGQAQADLPLARTDLSELLGQLEGLWQRQLARRQLTLDLQITPDLPQVLSDPARLETMLGGLIDRFSRSLPAGTRVRLVLQPAGARLKLQLSSAGPVPVPGEPSPRGRELVGPVLSWDPSTGSLQLSRQATQQLFERLGGRLTERSGSGLTVFFPVYVPAA, translated from the coding sequence TTGGTGAGCCTGCTCAAGCTGCGGCACTGCCTCACCGCGGGGGTCCCTCCCGGCACCAGCACGGACGACGCCGCCCGGCGCCAGTGGTGGGCGGCCCTGGCCACCCTGCAGGAGGATTTTCTGCTGCCCCTGGGGGAGGTGTCCGGGCTGTGGCTGGCCGCACCCCTCCCGGCCCTCTATGAGCCCGCCCTGCTGCAACGGCTCCAGGGGTGGGTGTGGAGTCCGGCAGCGATCGGCACCCTGCTGCCCCCCGCTCCGCCCCGGTTGCTGCAGTCCGCCACGGGCCAGAGCCGCGGTGCCGTGCCGGGCAGCGGCTACCACCGGCTGCTGCTGGAGGAAGGCGACGGCGACGACCCTCTGCTGGTGATCGTGACACCGCAACTCCAGGTGGCCCTGTGTCTGGATGGGCCGGCCGAGGGCCGCCGGCTGGTGGTGCGTTTCGACCCTGAGGTGCTCTCGGAGGCCCTCTCGCTGATGCATCAGCGGCTGGAGCTGAGCGATCCTGCCGCCGCCCTGGAGCTGCGTACAGCCGTGCAGCAACTGGGCCCACTGCACAGCGAACCCTCCCTGGGGCTCCGTTTCTGGCCCCTGCTGGCCAACCGTCTGGCCAGGATCGCCCCCAGCCTGACCCTGCAGCCCCTGGCCGCGGCCGCCGGCGGCAAGCCCTCCCAGGCCGAGGCCACAGCCAGCTCTGCCGCCCAGATCAGCGAGCTGGCCCTGCTCGAAGCCCTCACCCACGAGGTGCGCACCCCCCTGGCCACCATTCGCACCCTGATCCGCTCCCTGCTGCGCCGCAGCGACCTGCCAGCCGTGGTGCGCCAGCGCCTGGAGCACATCGATGGCGAGTGCAGTGAGCAGATCGACCGCTTCGGCCTGATCTTTCTGGCGGCTGAGCTGCAGCGCCCCCTCGGCCAGGGACAGGCCCAAGCCGATCTGCCCCTGGCCCGCACCGACCTCAGCGAGCTGCTGGGCCAGCTCGAAGGGCTCTGGCAGCGCCAGCTGGCGCGGCGTCAGCTGACGCTGGACCTCCAGATCACCCCTGACCTGCCCCAGGTGCTCAGCGATCCGGCGCGGCTGGAAACCATGCTGGGCGGCCTGATTGACCGTTTCAGCCGCAGCCTGCCGGCCGGCACCCGGGTACGCCTGGTCCTGCAGCCGGCCGGGGCACGGCTGAAACTGCAGCTGAGCAGCGCCGGGCCAGTGCCGGTTCCCGGCGAACCGTCCCCCCGGGGACGGGAGCTGGTGGGGCCGGTGCTGAGCTGGGATCCGAGCACCGGCAGCCTGCAGCTCAGTCGCCAGGCCACCCAGCAACTGTTCGAGCGGCTGGGGGGGCGGCTCACCGAGCGCAGCGGCAGTGGGCTCACCGTGTTCTTTCCGGTGTACGTGCCGGCCGCCTGA
- the hemF gene encoding oxygen-dependent coproporphyrinogen oxidase, translated as MEKAKVMPSPDGGDAATLVLESPPADSRQRARTLLRGLQDSICAGLEQLDGEGRFAEESWERPEGGGGRSRVMKEGRVFEQGGVNFSEVQGSELPPSILSQRPEAKGHPWFATGTSMVLHPRNPYIPTVHLNYRYFEAGPVWWFGGGADLTPYYPFLEDARHFHRTLKEACDGVNPAYYQVFKPWCDEYFHLKHRQESRGIGGIFYDYQDPGGVLYKGQNPDGAAAAASLRQGAISQSWEQLFALATACGQAFLPSYVPIVERRQATDYGDRERQFQLYRRGRYVEFNLVFDRGTIFGLQTNGRTESILMSLPPLVRWEYGYSAEPGSREALLTEVFTRPQNWLDDSSLEQRCAPHQALG; from the coding sequence ATGGAGAAGGCCAAGGTGATGCCCAGCCCCGACGGCGGTGACGCCGCCACCCTGGTGCTGGAGTCGCCTCCCGCTGACTCCCGCCAGCGAGCCCGCACCCTCCTCCGGGGTCTGCAGGACTCGATCTGCGCCGGTCTGGAGCAGCTCGATGGCGAGGGTCGCTTCGCTGAGGAGAGCTGGGAGCGGCCCGAGGGCGGCGGGGGGCGCTCCCGCGTGATGAAGGAGGGCCGCGTCTTCGAGCAGGGCGGCGTGAATTTCTCCGAGGTGCAGGGCTCTGAACTGCCACCCTCGATCCTGAGTCAACGCCCCGAGGCGAAGGGCCACCCCTGGTTTGCCACGGGCACCTCGATGGTGCTGCACCCCCGCAACCCCTACATCCCCACGGTTCACCTCAACTACCGCTACTTCGAGGCGGGCCCGGTGTGGTGGTTCGGCGGTGGCGCCGACCTAACGCCCTACTACCCCTTCCTTGAGGATGCCCGCCATTTCCACCGCACTCTCAAGGAGGCCTGCGACGGCGTCAACCCTGCCTATTACCAGGTGTTCAAGCCCTGGTGCGACGAGTACTTCCACCTGAAGCACCGCCAGGAAAGCCGCGGCATCGGCGGCATCTTCTATGACTACCAGGACCCCGGCGGCGTGCTCTACAAGGGCCAGAATCCCGATGGGGCCGCCGCCGCGGCCAGCCTGCGCCAGGGGGCGATCAGCCAGAGCTGGGAGCAGCTCTTCGCCCTGGCCACGGCCTGCGGCCAGGCCTTCCTGCCCAGTTACGTGCCGATCGTGGAGCGCAGGCAGGCCACTGACTACGGCGATCGGGAACGGCAGTTCCAGCTCTATCGCCGCGGCCGTTACGTGGAGTTCAACCTCGTCTTCGACCGGGGCACGATCTTCGGTCTGCAGACCAATGGCCGCACCGAGTCGATCCTGATGTCCCTGCCCCCCCTGGTGCGCTGGGAGTACGGCTACAGCGCCGAGCCCGGCAGCCGCGAGGCCCTGCTCACCGAGGTGTTCACCCGCCCCCAGAACTGGTTGGACGACTCCTCCCTGGAGCAGCGCTGCGCCCCGCATCAGGCGCTGGGCTGA
- the purM gene encoding phosphoribosylformylglycinamidine cyclo-ligase, producing MDYRTAGVDVVAGRAFVDRIRSSVEATRRPEVMGGLGGFGGLCRLPAGLKDPLLVSGTDGVGTKLELAQAHQSHHGVGLDLVAMCVNDVITTGAEPLFFLDYIATGKLSPEAMAAVVEGIAAGCSQSGCALLGGETAEMPGFYGPGRYDLAGFCVAVVEADALIDGTRIKAGDRIVAIASSGVHSNGFSLVRRILEASGAGVDTALPGADRPLIDTLLTPTRLYGALVKALLASAIPVRGMAHITGGGLPENLPRCLPAGLQAAIDPDSWQRPAVFRWLQEAGDVPEADLWNTFNLGVGFCLVVPPEAQEPALACCAATGYAAWPVGEVRAADDPNGAPGVAGLPL from the coding sequence ATGGATTACCGCACTGCCGGGGTGGACGTGGTGGCCGGTCGCGCCTTTGTCGATCGCATCCGCAGCTCGGTGGAGGCCACCCGACGCCCCGAAGTGATGGGCGGGCTCGGGGGCTTCGGCGGCCTCTGCCGGCTGCCGGCCGGCCTCAAGGACCCCCTGCTGGTGTCAGGCACAGACGGCGTCGGCACCAAACTGGAGCTGGCCCAGGCCCACCAGAGCCACCATGGGGTAGGCCTTGACCTGGTGGCGATGTGCGTCAACGACGTGATCACCACCGGCGCCGAGCCGCTGTTTTTTCTCGACTACATCGCCACCGGCAAGCTCAGCCCTGAGGCGATGGCGGCGGTGGTGGAGGGCATCGCCGCTGGCTGCAGCCAGAGCGGCTGTGCCCTGCTTGGGGGGGAAACGGCGGAGATGCCCGGCTTCTACGGCCCAGGGCGCTACGACCTGGCCGGCTTCTGCGTGGCCGTGGTGGAGGCCGACGCCCTGATCGACGGCACCCGGATCAAGGCCGGCGACCGCATCGTGGCGATCGCCAGCAGTGGCGTCCACAGCAACGGGTTCAGCCTGGTGCGGCGCATCCTGGAGGCCAGCGGAGCCGGGGTCGACACCGCCCTGCCAGGCGCGGACCGCCCCCTGATCGACACCCTGCTCACCCCGACCCGCCTCTACGGCGCCCTGGTGAAGGCCCTGCTGGCCAGCGCCATCCCCGTGCGCGGCATGGCCCACATCACCGGCGGAGGACTGCCGGAAAACCTGCCCCGCTGCCTGCCCGCGGGGCTCCAGGCGGCCATCGATCCCGACAGCTGGCAGCGACCGGCCGTGTTCCGCTGGCTGCAGGAGGCCGGCGATGTGCCGGAGGCCGACCTCTGGAACACCTTCAACCTGGGGGTGGGGTTCTGCCTGGTGGTGCCGCCTGAGGCGCAGGAGCCAGCCCTGGCCTGTTGTGCCGCCACGGGATACGCGGCCTGGCCCGTGGGAGAGGTGCGGGCCGCAGACGATCCGAACGGCGCTCCAGGCGTGGCAGGGTTGCCACTCTGA
- a CDS encoding aldo/keto reductase has product MAHSSPSLPVAPGIGVGTWAWGNQLLWGYDPSQDATLQATFQRAVELGLHWFDTADSYGTGRLNGRSEQLLGRFCAALPPQQSERLLVATKLAPFPWRLGRGGFRRAFAASRRRLQGKLDRVQLHWSTARYAAWQEGPLLEGLADLVTQAEVAELGVSNVGPRRLRQMHRRLAARGVRLASVQVQLSLLSPAPIEPGGVAEVCRELGIELIAYSPLALGLLAASHEAPAPAGARGALFRRLAPQLAPLREAMAVMAQRRAAPAAAVALNWCRSHGAMPIPGLRSPAQAEAAAAAGRWLLEPAERELLDQLAGGLMRRMPANPLASD; this is encoded by the coding sequence ATGGCGCATTCCTCCCCGTCCCTGCCCGTCGCCCCCGGCATCGGCGTGGGCACCTGGGCCTGGGGCAATCAGCTGCTCTGGGGCTATGACCCCAGCCAGGACGCCACCCTGCAGGCCACGTTCCAGCGGGCGGTTGAGCTGGGTCTGCACTGGTTCGACACGGCTGACTCCTATGGCACGGGGCGCCTGAACGGCCGCAGTGAGCAGTTGCTGGGTCGTTTCTGCGCGGCGCTGCCGCCGCAGCAGAGCGAACGCCTCCTGGTGGCCACCAAGCTGGCCCCCTTCCCGTGGCGGTTGGGCCGCGGCGGCTTCCGGCGGGCGTTTGCCGCCTCCCGTCGACGCCTGCAGGGGAAGCTCGACCGGGTCCAGCTGCACTGGAGCACGGCCCGCTATGCCGCCTGGCAGGAGGGGCCGCTGCTGGAGGGCCTGGCCGATCTGGTGACCCAGGCTGAGGTGGCGGAGCTGGGGGTGTCCAACGTGGGCCCGCGGCGGTTGCGCCAGATGCATCGGCGCCTGGCGGCCCGTGGCGTGCGGCTCGCAAGCGTTCAGGTGCAGCTCTCACTGCTCTCGCCTGCCCCGATCGAACCTGGCGGCGTGGCCGAGGTGTGCCGGGAGCTGGGCATCGAGCTGATCGCCTACAGCCCGCTGGCCCTCGGGTTGCTGGCGGCCAGCCACGAGGCACCGGCCCCAGCAGGAGCCAGGGGGGCACTGTTTCGCCGCTTGGCGCCCCAGCTGGCTCCGTTGCGCGAGGCGATGGCGGTGATGGCTCAGCGCCGCGCCGCGCCGGCGGCGGCCGTGGCGCTCAACTGGTGCCGTTCCCACGGTGCCATGCCGATTCCCGGACTGCGCAGCCCCGCCCAGGCCGAGGCCGCCGCCGCCGCCGGCCGCTGGCTCCTGGAGCCAGCTGAGCGTGAGCTGCTTGACCAGCTGGCCGGTGGGCTGATGCGCAGAATGCCCGCCAACCCCCTGGCCAGCGACTGA
- a CDS encoding ribonuclease D, giving the protein MTAAPTSNLPAPARFAVFDGDLDATWAELYAGARALAVDTEAMGLIHGRDRLCLVQICDDDDNVCCIRLARGQSSAPRLQALMESSATEKVFHFARFDVAALAENLGIAVAPIFCTKIASRLARTYSPRHGLKDVVQELVGVELDKRAQSSDWGQVEDLSEAQLAYAAGDVRYLLAARDRLELMLRREERWALAERCFQCLPVFSDLDRQRFHLLFEHSSGGQR; this is encoded by the coding sequence ATGACCGCAGCTCCCACCAGCAACCTCCCCGCCCCGGCGCGCTTCGCCGTCTTCGACGGTGATCTCGATGCCACCTGGGCGGAGCTCTACGCCGGCGCCCGTGCCCTGGCGGTGGACACCGAGGCCATGGGCCTGATCCACGGCCGCGACAGGCTCTGCCTGGTGCAGATCTGCGACGACGACGACAATGTGTGCTGCATCCGGCTGGCCCGGGGTCAGAGCTCGGCGCCACGGCTGCAGGCTCTGATGGAGAGCAGCGCCACCGAGAAGGTGTTCCACTTCGCCCGCTTCGATGTGGCGGCCCTGGCGGAGAACCTCGGCATCGCCGTGGCGCCGATCTTCTGCACCAAGATCGCCAGCCGCCTGGCCCGCACCTACAGCCCCCGGCATGGGCTCAAGGATGTGGTGCAGGAGCTGGTGGGGGTGGAGCTCGACAAGCGGGCCCAGAGCTCCGACTGGGGCCAGGTGGAGGACCTCAGCGAGGCCCAGCTGGCCTACGCCGCCGGCGATGTGCGCTACCTGCTGGCCGCCCGCGACCGGCTGGAGCTGATGCTGCGGCGCGAGGAGCGCTGGGCCCTGGCTGAGCGCTGCTTCCAGTGTCTGCCGGTGTTCTCCGACCTGGATCGTCAGCGGTTCCACCTGCTGTTCGAGCATTCCAGCGGAGGCCAGCGCTGA
- a CDS encoding dehydrogenase, translated as MAFSATARPLLLLGLTAILLAPGATARAPQAYAPDPLTGPRSRLGPDRDWVGLRPLGAETEILVLAGHADSQGIAGAGTPGEAVALRGARPMQPGLRDELHWNLLTARAVVALGRQRGLNLRFYDPPARTIADADDPRTNWSVGKAHAAAGGYALEIHYDAYGPDGVGSGLIPPLHRHPSRLDESLALAFGSYPLLYRNGLGAPRRGIAILEIGKLEGVLEAALRDPGRRDATLTAIALRVVEALERGLNLQTPSPIGELPVGVAPERRARP; from the coding sequence ATGGCCTTCTCCGCCACCGCCCGCCCGCTGCTGCTGCTGGGGCTCACCGCGATCCTGCTGGCCCCCGGCGCCACGGCGCGGGCCCCCCAGGCCTACGCCCCCGACCCCCTCACCGGCCCGCGTAGCCGGCTCGGCCCCGACCGCGACTGGGTGGGCCTGCGCCCCCTGGGCGCTGAGACCGAGATCCTGGTGCTGGCCGGCCATGCCGACTCCCAGGGCATCGCCGGCGCCGGCACGCCCGGCGAGGCGGTGGCGCTCCGCGGCGCCAGGCCGATGCAGCCGGGCCTCAGAGATGAGCTGCACTGGAACCTGCTCACGGCGCGGGCCGTGGTGGCCCTGGGCCGGCAGCGGGGCCTGAACCTGCGCTTCTACGACCCGCCAGCGCGCACGATTGCCGACGCCGACGACCCACGCACCAACTGGAGTGTGGGCAAAGCGCATGCCGCAGCCGGCGGCTACGCCCTGGAAATCCACTACGACGCCTACGGCCCCGACGGGGTGGGCTCGGGCCTGATTCCACCGCTGCACCGCCACCCGAGCCGCCTCGACGAGAGCCTGGCCCTGGCCTTCGGCTCCTACCCGCTGCTCTACCGCAACGGCCTGGGCGCCCCCCGCCGTGGCATCGCCATCCTGGAGATCGGCAAACTGGAGGGGGTGCTGGAGGCGGCCCTGCGCGACCCCGGCCGCCGCGACGCCACCCTCACGGCCATTGCGCTACGGGTGGTGGAGGCGCTTGAACGTGGGCTGAACCTCCAGACCCCGAGCCCCATCGGTGAGCTGCCCGTGGGCGTGGCGCCGGAGCGGCGAGCACGTCCCTGA
- a CDS encoding cofactor assembly of complex C subunit B yields the protein MLSSGSTLVLTLLMAVGLVFFLRAASKDRTTTVEVRSSKPPLEVLDSLSAWLLQRGWMAEASDPEQRSLRFRGQVRSSVPLALLLSLLGGVGAGALGLVIRQVQPGLLWWPLLLVLVGPLAGVVYRRRAERPETVELRLISHDQATGSALRLRAHRDELIALELELGPKLGLFSDGNLLSSPI from the coding sequence ATGCTCTCCTCTGGCTCCACCCTGGTGCTCACCCTGTTGATGGCGGTGGGGCTGGTGTTCTTCCTGCGCGCCGCCAGCAAAGACCGCACCACCACCGTGGAGGTGCGCTCCTCCAAGCCGCCGCTGGAGGTGCTCGACAGCCTCAGCGCCTGGCTGCTGCAACGGGGCTGGATGGCGGAGGCCAGCGACCCCGAACAGCGCTCCCTGCGCTTTCGCGGCCAGGTGCGCTCCAGCGTTCCGCTGGCGCTGCTGCTGTCGCTGCTGGGCGGCGTGGGGGCAGGAGCCCTGGGCCTGGTGATCCGCCAGGTGCAGCCGGGCCTGCTGTGGTGGCCGCTGCTGCTCGTTCTGGTCGGCCCCTTGGCCGGGGTGGTGTATCGGCGCCGCGCCGAGCGGCCTGAAACCGTGGAACTGCGGCTGATCAGCCATGACCAGGCCACCGGCAGTGCCCTGCGCCTGCGGGCCCATCGCGATGAGCTGATCGCCCTGGAACTGGAGCTGGGCCCCAAGCTGGGCCTGTTCAGTGATGGCAACCTGCTGAGCTCGCCGATCTGA